In Ailuropoda melanoleuca isolate Jingjing chromosome X, ASM200744v2, whole genome shotgun sequence, a single genomic region encodes these proteins:
- the MBTPS2 gene encoding membrane-bound transcription factor site-2 protease isoform X3, with amino-acid sequence MRLALPEALASFVSSAASSASFVSSAASSASSESSASSGSAAHACLWRSRFSLEFSLFSAFNAAFQSPTRCPGAKAIVESSAMASNDALYIPTENLDILSNILELHQIHVETVPVATIPVAAVPIETVPVETVPVETAPVETVPVETIPVETVPVQTIPVEAMAMETITEYEIISGSWIHGGHYNPPLFALQPLVTSNPNQGDHDQEIIVVQTQEEVVGYYESDNPQANNNFDDQVNIPVDEDDNFQQTLASLSASASSSTYSHSKKRSSQSRKASGKKNYTTSEPQAGSSNSEVGSEKWEQKQMQMKTLESEFSVAMWSPSEKRDHETGQIENSAPDYSEYMTGKKLPPEGIPGIDLSDPTQLAEFAKMKPRKPKEDAPRTIACPHKGCVKMFRDNSAMRKHLHTHGPRVHVCAECGKAFVENSKLKRHQLVHTGEKPFQCTFEGCGKRFSLDFNLRTHVRIHTGDRPYVCPFDGCNKKFAQSTNLKSHMLTHAKNKNSQ; translated from the coding sequence ATGCGCCTGGCCCTCCCAGAAGCACTCGCGTCTTTCGTGTCTTCGGCGGCGTCCTCCGCGTCTTTCGTGTCTTCGGCAGCGTCTTCCGCGTCTTCCGAGTCTTCCGCGTCTTCCGGCTCTGCTGCCCACGCCTGCCTCTGGCGCTCGCGCTTTTCTCTGGAGTTCTCGCTTTTCTCAGCCTTTAACGCAGCCTTCCAGTCACCGACCCGCTGCCCAGGAGCCAAAGCCATTGTGGAATCCTCAGCCATGGCCTCAAACGACGCTCTCTACATCCCCACAGAAAATTTGGACATACTTTCAAATATTCTGGAGCTGCACCAGATCCACGTGGAGACCGTCCCGGTAGCGACTATCCCCGTGGCGGCCGTCCCCATCGAGACCGTCCCTGTGGAGACCGTCCCCGTCGAGACCGCCCCTGTGGAGACCGTCCCTGTCGAGACCATCCCTGTGGAGACCGTTCCTGTCCAGACCATCCCTGTGGAGGCTATGGCGATGGAAACCATCACGGAGTACGAGATTATCAGCGGCAGTTGGATCCACGGTGGCCACTACAATCCGCCTCTGTTCGCGCTGCAGCCGCTCGTTACCAGCAACCCGAACCAAGGGGACCACGACCAGGAAATCATCGTGGTGCAGACACAGGAGGAAGTGGTGGGCTACTACGAGTCAGATAACCCGCAGGCCAACAATAATTTCGATGACCAGGTAAACATCCCGGTTGATGAAGACGACAACTTCCAGCAGACCCTGGCTTCCTTGTCAGCCTCCGCGTCATCATCCACCTACAGCCACAGCAAGAAGCGCAGCAGCCAGAGCAGGAAGGCTAGCGGTAAGAAAAATTACACCACCAGTGAGCCCCAGGCGGGAAGTAGCAACTCCGAGGTGGGCTCCGAGAAATGGGAGCAGAAGCAGATGCAGATGAAAACCCTAGAGAGTGAGTTCTCCGTCGCCATGTGGTCCCCAAGCGAGAAAAGAGACCATGAGACAGGACAGATTGAGAACTCAGCTCCTGATTATTCAGAGTACATGACAGGGAAGAAGCTTCCTCCTGAAGGGATACCTGGTATTGATCTCTCAGATCCTACACAACTGGCAGAATTTGCTAAAATGAAGCCAAGAAAACCCAAAGAAGATGCTCCAAGAACAATAGCTTGTCCTCATAAAGGCTGCGTGAAGATGTTCAGGGATAATTCTGCTATGCGGAAACATCTGCACACTCACGGTCCTAGAGTCCATGTATGCGCAGAATGTGGCAAAGCTTTTGTCGAGAACTCAAAACTAAAACGACATCAACTGGTGCATACCGGAGAGAAGCCCTTTCAGTGCACCTTTGAAGGCTGCGGAAAACGCTTTTCCCTGGATTTTAATTTGCGTACACATGTGCGAATCCATACCGGAGACAGGCCCTACGTGTGCCCCTTTGATGGTTGTAATAAGAAGTTCGCTCAGTCAACTAACCTGAAATCTCATATGTTAACTCACGCAAAGAACAAAAACAGCCAGTAA